The Anas acuta chromosome 2, bAnaAcu1.1, whole genome shotgun sequence genome contains a region encoding:
- the FASTK gene encoding fas-activated serine/threonine kinase isoform X2 has product MLRLPPWLRALSRPGARGAAGAEGGGAGTGSGTGIRTGSGAGSGAGMLPGCSCGGRAGPRAVLLPLDAYGHGLLRAVPNDGCRARGPAKRRGWSFVQERMSYDTFFTMKRLIERSRSVGEVLRWVTQNPGKVSASHYPIALHKLGQLLQQQQQQQQGPAALSGDSRGPGAVLEQPEFQTLCQAIISGCPKFDNFSIVNCLYAAAALGLPGESPLVRVLEEESRSRLGRFNQKDVSMVFSSVMRLHPSSPHPLVESCLSSLERHLEKERHPQTLFLLLSYYRLRAQALQGHPASDQQLINNRKILRLVRHTLGQVSAMREHELALLDEMLALCAQEANNKALEAIFSSQLFYENRQERFIRSMAEWLPRKAENLTPYTMALIAKYVARHRLREPRLLDTIASFLLKRGEQLDSKVIQKLVFPFSRMNYRPSNHGELFPKLEAILEQKAGSSPLATVNILMSMFQLSHFPQAVLHQVFSPAFITNVMSSPYALIVRRYLSLLDAAVELEFRDYSGPRLDPRYRVLMFEHALTADEANRKYSYKGLVAEALRQLVGEECYRQDEVLPPGYCTDFLLWINRSGTVLPLSRVPAASKAPPAPAAASPAAVSLRSSVLALTSDLQDFAPFAPETPGSPPAPRENSLAGRFLSTLCPAPGGPCYQPPADYYCGLSKESSLESQGSSTLSSPSECLSAPPAGTPDCSPRGSATLFQFPIGKILEEEAAAACPPREHGCFQGDQAPEEADGRSPPPAEDACPPPSPCRPSPTRGPGEGPPAAEEIQRVVLSVNDKWHYCQNSDILVGSRAMRDRHLRLLGYCLVQLPYTELEKVSGIEEAKHYLRQKLRELRF; this is encoded by the exons atGCTGCGCCTGCCGCCGTGGCTCCGCGCCCTGAGCCGCCccggggcgcggggcgcggcgggcgctgagggcggcggggccgggaccgggagcGGAACCGGGATCAggaccgggagcggggccgggagcggggccgggatgCTGCCCGGCTGCTCGTGCggcggcagggccgggcccCGCGCCGTGCTGCTGCCGCTGGACGCCTACGGCCATGGGCTGCTCCGAGCCGTGCCCAACGACGGCTGCCGGGCGCGGGGCCCCGCGAAGAGGCGCGGCTGGAGCTTCGTGCAGGAGCGGATGAGCTACGACACCTTCTTCACCATGAAGCGCCTGATCGAGCGCTCGCGCAGCGTGGGCGAGGTGCTGCGCTGGGTGACGCAGAACCCGGGCAAGGTGTCGGCCAGCCACTACCCCATCGCCCTGCACaagctggggcagctcctgcagcagcagcagcagcagcagcagggcccggCCGCCCTCAGCGGGGACAGCCGCGGGCCCGGCGCCGTGCTGGAGCAGCCCGAGTTCCAGACCTTGTGCCAGGCCATCATCAGCGGCTGCCCCAAGTTCGACAACTTCAGCATCGTCAACTGCCTCTACGCCGCCGCGGCCCTGG GCCTGCCCGGGGAGTCGCCGCTGGTgcgggtgctggaggaggagtCGCGCAGCCGCCTGGGCCGCTTCAACCAGAAGGACGTGTCCATGGTGTTCAGCAGCGTGATGAGGCTGCACCCGTCCAGCCCGCACCCCCTGGTGGAGTCGTGCCTCAGCAGCCTGGAGCGGCACCTGGAGAAGGAGCGGCACCCCCAGAccctcttcctgctgctctcctaCTACCGGCTGCGCGCGCAGGCTCTGCAGGGCCACCCGGCCTCGGACCAGCAGCTCATCAACAACCGCAAGATCCTGCGGCTCGTCAGGCACACGCTGGGGCAGGTCAGCGCCATGCGCGAGCACGAGCTGGCCCTGCTGGACGAGATGCTGGCCCTGTGCGCCCAGGAGGCCAACAACAAGGCCCTGGAGGCCATCTTCAGCTCCCAGCTCTTCTACGAGAACCGCCAGGAGCGATTCATCCGCAGCATGGCAG AGTGGCTTCCCCGCAAGGCGGAGAACCTGACGCCCTACACCATGGCCCTGATCGCCAAGTACGTGGCCCGGCACCGCCTGCGCGAGCCGCGGCTGCTCGATACCATCGCCAGCTTCCTGCTGAAGCGCGGGGAGCAGCTGGACAGCAAG GTGATCCAGAAGCTGGTGTTTCCCTTCAGCCGCATGAACTACCGGCCCTCCAACCACGGCGAGCTCTTCCCCAAGCTGGAGGCCATCCTGGAGCAGAAGGCGGGCAGCTCGCCCCTGGCCACCGTCAACATCCTGATGTCCATGTTCCAGCTCAGCCACTTCCCCCAGGCCGTCCTGCACCAGGTCTTCTCCCCGGCCTTCATCACCAACGTTATGA GCAGCCCCTACGCCCTCATCGTGCGCCGCTACCTCTCGCTGCTGGACGCGGCCGTGGAGCTGGAGTTCCGCGACTACAGCGGCCCCCGCCTCGACCCTCGATACCGCGTCCTGATGTTCGAGCACGCGCTGACGGCCGACGAGGCCAACAGGAAGTACAG TTACAAGGGGCTGGTGGCCGAGGCGCTGCGGCAGCTGGTGGGAGAGGAGTGCTACCGGCAGGACGAGGTGCTGCCCCCCGGATACTGCACAG ACTTCCTGCTGTGGATCAACCGCTCGGGCACGGTGCTGCCCCTCTCCCGCGTCCCCGCAGCTTCCaaggctcctcctgcccccgcCGCGGCCTCCCCCGCCGCCGTCTCCCTGCGCTCCAGCGTGCTGGCCCTCACCTCGGACTTGCAGGACTTTGCCCCGTTCGCCCCGGAGACGCcgggcagccccccggccccccgggaGAACAGCCTGGCGGGGCGCTTCCTCTCCACGCTCTGCCCGGCGCCGGGGGGGCCCTGCTACCAGCCCCCCGCGGACTATTACTGCGGCCTGAGCAAAGAGTCCTCCCTGGAGAGCCAGGGCAGCTCCACCCTCAGCAGCCCCTCCGAGTGCCTCTCGGCGCCGCCCGCCGGCACCCCCGACTGCTCCCCCCGGGGCTCCGCCACCCTCTTCCAGTTCCCCATCGGCAAGAtcctggaggaggaggcggcggccgccTGCCCCCCCCGCGAGCACGGCTGCTTCCAGGGGGATCAGGCCCCGGAGGAGGCGGACGGTCggagccccccgcccgccgAGGACGCCTGCCCCCCGCCCTCCCCGTGCCGGCCCAGCCCCACCCGGGGGCCCGGCGAGGGGCCGCCGGCAGCTGAGGAGATCCAGAG GGTGGTGCTGTCGGTCAATGACAAGTGGCATTACTGCCAGAACTCCGACATCCTGGTGGGCTCACGAGCCATGCGGGACAGGCACCTGCGGCTGCTGGGCTACTGTCTGGTGCAG CTGCCCTACACGGAGCTGGAGAAGGTGAGTGGCATCGAGGAGGCCAAGCACTACCTGCGGCagaagctgagggagctgcgcTTCtga
- the FASTK gene encoding fas-activated serine/threonine kinase isoform X1, translated as MLRLPPWLRALSRPGARGAAGAEGGGAGTGSGTGIRTGSGAGSGAGMLPGCSCGGRAGPRAVLLPLDAYGHGLLRAVPNDGCRARGPAKRRGWSFVQERMSYDTFFTMKRLIERSRSVGEVLRWVTQNPGKVSASHYPIALHKLGQLLQQQQQQQQGPAALSGDSRGPGAVLEQPEFQTLCQAIISGCPKFDNFSIVNCLYAAAALGLPGESPLVRVLEEESRSRLGRFNQKDVSMVFSSVMRLHPSSPHPLVESCLSSLERHLEKERHPQTLFLLLSYYRLRAQALQGHPASDQQLINNRKILRLVRHTLGQVSAMREHELALLDEMLALCAQEANNKALEAIFSSQLFYENRQERFIRSMAEWLPRKAENLTPYTMALIAKYVARHRLREPRLLDTIASFLLKRGEQLDSKVIQKLVFPFSRMNYRPSNHGELFPKLEAILEQKAGSSPLATVNILMSMFQLSHFPQAVLHQVFSPAFITNVMSTSRPPQGSPYALIVRRYLSLLDAAVELEFRDYSGPRLDPRYRVLMFEHALTADEANRKYSYKGLVAEALRQLVGEECYRQDEVLPPGYCTDFLLWINRSGTVLPLSRVPAASKAPPAPAAASPAAVSLRSSVLALTSDLQDFAPFAPETPGSPPAPRENSLAGRFLSTLCPAPGGPCYQPPADYYCGLSKESSLESQGSSTLSSPSECLSAPPAGTPDCSPRGSATLFQFPIGKILEEEAAAACPPREHGCFQGDQAPEEADGRSPPPAEDACPPPSPCRPSPTRGPGEGPPAAEEIQRVVLSVNDKWHYCQNSDILVGSRAMRDRHLRLLGYCLVQLPYTELEKVSGIEEAKHYLRQKLRELRF; from the exons atGCTGCGCCTGCCGCCGTGGCTCCGCGCCCTGAGCCGCCccggggcgcggggcgcggcgggcgctgagggcggcggggccgggaccgggagcGGAACCGGGATCAggaccgggagcggggccgggagcggggccgggatgCTGCCCGGCTGCTCGTGCggcggcagggccgggcccCGCGCCGTGCTGCTGCCGCTGGACGCCTACGGCCATGGGCTGCTCCGAGCCGTGCCCAACGACGGCTGCCGGGCGCGGGGCCCCGCGAAGAGGCGCGGCTGGAGCTTCGTGCAGGAGCGGATGAGCTACGACACCTTCTTCACCATGAAGCGCCTGATCGAGCGCTCGCGCAGCGTGGGCGAGGTGCTGCGCTGGGTGACGCAGAACCCGGGCAAGGTGTCGGCCAGCCACTACCCCATCGCCCTGCACaagctggggcagctcctgcagcagcagcagcagcagcagcagggcccggCCGCCCTCAGCGGGGACAGCCGCGGGCCCGGCGCCGTGCTGGAGCAGCCCGAGTTCCAGACCTTGTGCCAGGCCATCATCAGCGGCTGCCCCAAGTTCGACAACTTCAGCATCGTCAACTGCCTCTACGCCGCCGCGGCCCTGG GCCTGCCCGGGGAGTCGCCGCTGGTgcgggtgctggaggaggagtCGCGCAGCCGCCTGGGCCGCTTCAACCAGAAGGACGTGTCCATGGTGTTCAGCAGCGTGATGAGGCTGCACCCGTCCAGCCCGCACCCCCTGGTGGAGTCGTGCCTCAGCAGCCTGGAGCGGCACCTGGAGAAGGAGCGGCACCCCCAGAccctcttcctgctgctctcctaCTACCGGCTGCGCGCGCAGGCTCTGCAGGGCCACCCGGCCTCGGACCAGCAGCTCATCAACAACCGCAAGATCCTGCGGCTCGTCAGGCACACGCTGGGGCAGGTCAGCGCCATGCGCGAGCACGAGCTGGCCCTGCTGGACGAGATGCTGGCCCTGTGCGCCCAGGAGGCCAACAACAAGGCCCTGGAGGCCATCTTCAGCTCCCAGCTCTTCTACGAGAACCGCCAGGAGCGATTCATCCGCAGCATGGCAG AGTGGCTTCCCCGCAAGGCGGAGAACCTGACGCCCTACACCATGGCCCTGATCGCCAAGTACGTGGCCCGGCACCGCCTGCGCGAGCCGCGGCTGCTCGATACCATCGCCAGCTTCCTGCTGAAGCGCGGGGAGCAGCTGGACAGCAAG GTGATCCAGAAGCTGGTGTTTCCCTTCAGCCGCATGAACTACCGGCCCTCCAACCACGGCGAGCTCTTCCCCAAGCTGGAGGCCATCCTGGAGCAGAAGGCGGGCAGCTCGCCCCTGGCCACCGTCAACATCCTGATGTCCATGTTCCAGCTCAGCCACTTCCCCCAGGCCGTCCTGCACCAGGTCTTCTCCCCGGCCTTCATCACCAACGTTATGAGTACGTCGCGCCCTCCCCAGG GCAGCCCCTACGCCCTCATCGTGCGCCGCTACCTCTCGCTGCTGGACGCGGCCGTGGAGCTGGAGTTCCGCGACTACAGCGGCCCCCGCCTCGACCCTCGATACCGCGTCCTGATGTTCGAGCACGCGCTGACGGCCGACGAGGCCAACAGGAAGTACAG TTACAAGGGGCTGGTGGCCGAGGCGCTGCGGCAGCTGGTGGGAGAGGAGTGCTACCGGCAGGACGAGGTGCTGCCCCCCGGATACTGCACAG ACTTCCTGCTGTGGATCAACCGCTCGGGCACGGTGCTGCCCCTCTCCCGCGTCCCCGCAGCTTCCaaggctcctcctgcccccgcCGCGGCCTCCCCCGCCGCCGTCTCCCTGCGCTCCAGCGTGCTGGCCCTCACCTCGGACTTGCAGGACTTTGCCCCGTTCGCCCCGGAGACGCcgggcagccccccggccccccgggaGAACAGCCTGGCGGGGCGCTTCCTCTCCACGCTCTGCCCGGCGCCGGGGGGGCCCTGCTACCAGCCCCCCGCGGACTATTACTGCGGCCTGAGCAAAGAGTCCTCCCTGGAGAGCCAGGGCAGCTCCACCCTCAGCAGCCCCTCCGAGTGCCTCTCGGCGCCGCCCGCCGGCACCCCCGACTGCTCCCCCCGGGGCTCCGCCACCCTCTTCCAGTTCCCCATCGGCAAGAtcctggaggaggaggcggcggccgccTGCCCCCCCCGCGAGCACGGCTGCTTCCAGGGGGATCAGGCCCCGGAGGAGGCGGACGGTCggagccccccgcccgccgAGGACGCCTGCCCCCCGCCCTCCCCGTGCCGGCCCAGCCCCACCCGGGGGCCCGGCGAGGGGCCGCCGGCAGCTGAGGAGATCCAGAG GGTGGTGCTGTCGGTCAATGACAAGTGGCATTACTGCCAGAACTCCGACATCCTGGTGGGCTCACGAGCCATGCGGGACAGGCACCTGCGGCTGCTGGGCTACTGTCTGGTGCAG CTGCCCTACACGGAGCTGGAGAAGGTGAGTGGCATCGAGGAGGCCAAGCACTACCTGCGGCagaagctgagggagctgcgcTTCtga